The following are encoded together in the Onychostoma macrolepis isolate SWU-2019 chromosome 03, ASM1243209v1, whole genome shotgun sequence genome:
- the dnase1 gene encoding deoxyribonuclease-1 isoform X1 — MKIITAIGLLLVSVHLGCSFLIGAFNIKAFGDSKASNATLLDIITKVVHRYDIVLIQEVRDSDLSATNKLMQSVNGGASPYVYQYIVSEPLGRSTYKERYLFIYRRQTVSAAKSFQYDDGCESCGTDTFNREPFVVMFSSNTAVREFALIPQHTSPEVAVKEIDALHDVVLDTRKRLNTNNIMLLGDFNAGCSYVSNSDWSKIRLRTDQSYTWLIPDSADTTVTHTNCPYDRIVATPDMMKGVSAGSARVFDFMQAHGLSQSWVRIGFASLGFSILNISPKKLPGELSYC; from the exons ATGAAGATTATTACTGCTATAGGACTACTCCTGGTATCTGTCCACCTTGGATGCTCCTTTCTGATTGGAGCCTTCAACATCAAAGCCTTTGGGGATTCAAAAGCATCTAACGCCACCCTGCTTGACATCATTACCAAA GTAGTACACCGGTATGACATTGTACTCATCCAAGAAGTGAGAGACAGTGATCTCTCTGCAACGAATAAGCTGATGCAAAGTGTGAATGG AGGTGCCTCTCCATATGTATACCAGTACATTGTAAGTGAGCCCTTGGGTAGGAGCACTTATAAAGAGAGATATCTCTTTATTTACAG ACGTCAGACAGTGTCCGCTGCAAAAAGCTTCCAGTATGATGATGGATGTGAATCCTGTGGAACTGATACTTTCAATAGAGAACCCTTTGTTGTGATGTTCTCCTCTAATACAG CTGTCCGGGAATTTGCTCTCATTCCTCAGCATACATCCCCAGAAGTCGCTGTGAAGGAGATTGATGCTCTGCATGATGTTGTCTTGGATACTAGAAAACGTCTGAACACAAAT AACATCATGCTTTTGGGAGACTTCAATGCTGGCTGTAGCTACGTTTCGAATTCAGACTGGTCCAAGATACGCCTCCGCACTGACCAAAGTTACACCTGGCTCATCCCTGATAGTGCGGACACAAccgtcacacacacaaactgccCTTATGACAG GATTGTGGCCACCCCTGACATGATGAAAGGAGTGTCCGCTGGATCAGCGCGGGTCTTTGACTTCATGCAAGCCCATGGATTGAGCCAGAGTTGGGTAAGGATTGGTTTTGCTTCATTGGGATTCAGTATTCTAAACATTAGCCCTAAGAAGCTCCCTGGAGAGTTGAGTTATTGCTGA
- the dnase1 gene encoding deoxyribonuclease-1 isoform X2, producing MKIITAIGLLLVSVHLGCSFLIGAFNIKAFGDSKASNATLLDIITKVVHRYDIVLIQEVRDSDLSATNKLMQSVNGGASPYVYQYIVSEPLGRSTYKERYLFIYRRQTVSAAKSFQYDDGCESCGTDTFNREPFVVMFSSNTAVREFALIPQHTSPEVAVKEIDALHDVVLDTRKRLNTNNIMLLGDFNAGCSYVSNSDWSKIRLRTDQSYTWLIPDSADTTVTHTNCPYDRIVATPDMMKGVSAGSARVFDFMQAHGLSQSWALAVSDHFPVEVKLL from the exons ATGAAGATTATTACTGCTATAGGACTACTCCTGGTATCTGTCCACCTTGGATGCTCCTTTCTGATTGGAGCCTTCAACATCAAAGCCTTTGGGGATTCAAAAGCATCTAACGCCACCCTGCTTGACATCATTACCAAA GTAGTACACCGGTATGACATTGTACTCATCCAAGAAGTGAGAGACAGTGATCTCTCTGCAACGAATAAGCTGATGCAAAGTGTGAATGG AGGTGCCTCTCCATATGTATACCAGTACATTGTAAGTGAGCCCTTGGGTAGGAGCACTTATAAAGAGAGATATCTCTTTATTTACAG ACGTCAGACAGTGTCCGCTGCAAAAAGCTTCCAGTATGATGATGGATGTGAATCCTGTGGAACTGATACTTTCAATAGAGAACCCTTTGTTGTGATGTTCTCCTCTAATACAG CTGTCCGGGAATTTGCTCTCATTCCTCAGCATACATCCCCAGAAGTCGCTGTGAAGGAGATTGATGCTCTGCATGATGTTGTCTTGGATACTAGAAAACGTCTGAACACAAAT AACATCATGCTTTTGGGAGACTTCAATGCTGGCTGTAGCTACGTTTCGAATTCAGACTGGTCCAAGATACGCCTCCGCACTGACCAAAGTTACACCTGGCTCATCCCTGATAGTGCGGACACAAccgtcacacacacaaactgccCTTATGACAG GATTGTGGCCACCCCTGACATGATGAAAGGAGTGTCCGCTGGATCAGCGCGGGTCTTTGACTTCATGCAAGCCCATGGATTGAGCCAGAGTTGG GCCCTGGCAGTGAGCGATCACTTTCCAGTTGAGGTCAAGCTCCTGTGA
- the eci1 gene encoding enoyl-CoA delta isomerase 1, mitochondrial isoform X1: protein MASVLRHFTKFSPSGFVSLLSGNSRHGRICAMLYIASKNRYSSSSNIKVDLDSSNGVAIMQFQNPPVNSLSLDFLTEFAINVEKLELDRSCRGLIITSAQPKVFSAGLDILEMYKKNPEHCAEFWKAVQDAWLKLYGSTKVTIAAINGNSPAGGCLLALCCDYRIMADNPRYNIGLNETQLGIVAPFWFKDSMTNVVGHRETEKGLQLGLLYSAPEALKIGLVDELVPEDKVLSAAAETMTKWLAIPDHARQISKSMMRKSTIDKLLANREADTTNFVSFITKDSIQKSLGMYMEMLKKRRF, encoded by the exons ATGGCTTCAGTATTAAGACACTTTACCAAATTCAGCCCGTCTG GGTTTGTATCACTGCTGTCCGGAAACAGCCGTCATGGGAGAATCTGCGCTATGCTGTACATTGCATCTAAAAACAGATATTCTTCATCCTCAAACATTAAAGTGGACCTGGACAGTAGTAATG GTGTTGCCATAATGCAGTTCCAAAATCCTCCTGTCAACAGTCTCAGTCTCGACTTTCTGACTGAGTTTGCTATTAATGTAGAAAAACTTGAGCTGGATAGAAGCTGCAGGGGTCTGATCATAACATCC GCCCAGCCGAAGGTGTTTTCTGCAGGACTAGATATTTTGGAAATGTATAAAAAGAACCCAGAGCACTGTGCAGAATTCTGGAAGGCTGTACAGGACGCGTGGCTTAAGCTTTACGGGTCCACCAAGGTCACAATCGCTGCTATCAAT GGCAATAGTCCGGCAGGTGGTTGTTTGTTGGCTTTGTGTTGTGACTACAGGATCATGGCTGATAACCCTCGCTATAACATCGGTCTCAATGAAACACAACTTGGTATAGTTGCACCTTTTTg GTTTAAGGACTCCATGACAAACGTTGTGGGCCACAGAGAAACCGAGAAGGGTCTTCAGCTGGGTTTACTGTACAGTGCCCCTGAAGCCCTGAAGATCGGTTTGGTGGATGAGCTTGTTCCTGAGGATAAAGTTCTTAGCGCAGCTGCTGAGACCATGACGAAATGGTTGGCCATCCCAG ATCATGCCCGTCAGATAAGTAAGTCCATGATGAGAAAATCCACAATAGACAAACTTCTGGCAAACCGAGAAGCCGACACCACAAACTTTGTCAGTTTCATCACCAAAGACTCCATCCAGAAATCTCTTGGGATGTACATGGAGATGCTGAAGAAGAGGAGGTTTTGA
- the eci1 gene encoding enoyl-CoA delta isomerase 1, mitochondrial isoform X2 gives MLYIASKNRYSSSSNIKVDLDSSNGVAIMQFQNPPVNSLSLDFLTEFAINVEKLELDRSCRGLIITSAQPKVFSAGLDILEMYKKNPEHCAEFWKAVQDAWLKLYGSTKVTIAAINGNSPAGGCLLALCCDYRIMADNPRYNIGLNETQLGIVAPFWFKDSMTNVVGHRETEKGLQLGLLYSAPEALKIGLVDELVPEDKVLSAAAETMTKWLAIPDHARQISKSMMRKSTIDKLLANREADTTNFVSFITKDSIQKSLGMYMEMLKKRRF, from the exons ATGCTGTACATTGCATCTAAAAACAGATATTCTTCATCCTCAAACATTAAAGTGGACCTGGACAGTAGTAATG GTGTTGCCATAATGCAGTTCCAAAATCCTCCTGTCAACAGTCTCAGTCTCGACTTTCTGACTGAGTTTGCTATTAATGTAGAAAAACTTGAGCTGGATAGAAGCTGCAGGGGTCTGATCATAACATCC GCCCAGCCGAAGGTGTTTTCTGCAGGACTAGATATTTTGGAAATGTATAAAAAGAACCCAGAGCACTGTGCAGAATTCTGGAAGGCTGTACAGGACGCGTGGCTTAAGCTTTACGGGTCCACCAAGGTCACAATCGCTGCTATCAAT GGCAATAGTCCGGCAGGTGGTTGTTTGTTGGCTTTGTGTTGTGACTACAGGATCATGGCTGATAACCCTCGCTATAACATCGGTCTCAATGAAACACAACTTGGTATAGTTGCACCTTTTTg GTTTAAGGACTCCATGACAAACGTTGTGGGCCACAGAGAAACCGAGAAGGGTCTTCAGCTGGGTTTACTGTACAGTGCCCCTGAAGCCCTGAAGATCGGTTTGGTGGATGAGCTTGTTCCTGAGGATAAAGTTCTTAGCGCAGCTGCTGAGACCATGACGAAATGGTTGGCCATCCCAG ATCATGCCCGTCAGATAAGTAAGTCCATGATGAGAAAATCCACAATAGACAAACTTCTGGCAAACCGAGAAGCCGACACCACAAACTTTGTCAGTTTCATCACCAAAGACTCCATCCAGAAATCTCTTGGGATGTACATGGAGATGCTGAAGAAGAGGAGGTTTTGA